The genome window TCCTGTATATTAACTGATTGTTTTTCGGCTTTTTGTAAAGCCTTTATGTAAGGCGTTCTTTTAAAAAATATCCTTGCCTCATCCATCGACATCGGTTTAACCTGGTAAAAGCCGGGCTCATCTATTTTAGTCTCCAGCGTTTGTGGATTTACCAGCAAAAAATAGCTTTTACCATCGTTTTCAAACTGGCGGATGATCATCCAATCCTGCGGAGAATGCTTGGCCCATCCATAGTAAACCTTATAGTTCGTTATTTTTGTATAATTGGCCTGAGCATTTGCTAACTGCTGTAAACAAATCAAACCGGCAAACATTAAAAGAAGGCGTTTTATATAATCAGGATACATTTTTATTTGAGTTCCAGTTTTTACCTGTTACTATTGCAAGTATAACTAACAATGCTACTAAAAAGATTTGCAGATAAAAGATTATTTGCGTGATCCCAACGAATGGATTAGGTTGAGGAGCGGCCATAATTGGCTGATGAGATGATGATGCTGAAAGTGGAGGATAAATGGTCCAGCCGTTGAATTGACTTGTTTTTTTAGACATTACAGCCAGAGATCCAATAAATTTGGACACTTCAATATTGATAAAAAACAGACTTAGTAATAATATAATATTCTGAAGCCTCCGCTTATACTTATAAAATGCCTCCTTAATTATATAAATAAAAAATATAAGCAGCAAAACAGGAAAGCCTACAATATTTTCCGAAAAAACCAGATAGGTATCATGAAGGTTTATATCTAATTGAGGTCTCCCAAATAAAACGACCAATATTCGAACCAATAAAACTGAGGCGGCTAATATGAATATCTCAATAAGGAAAGTCTTCCGTTTCATTGTGTGAATATAAACTTATGCTTTAATTTAAAAAAAATGATTCAACCATATCATTACTAAATTTCGGATTAAGTATTTAAGTTTGTATTTGAGCATTTTGTAATGCAAACTATTAAAATTCCGAAATCGAACGTCGGAAATCCGAAATAAAAATGACAAGATTATCCGTCAATATCAATAAAATAGCAACGCTTCGTAACTCGCGCGGCGGCAATAACCCCGATCTGATCCAGGTGGCTAAAGACTGCGAGCGTTTCGGCGCGCAGGGAATAACTGTACACCCGCGCCCGGATGAAAGACATATCCGTTACCAGGATGTTTTTGACCTGAAAAAAATTGTGACCACCGAGTTTAATATTGAGGGCAATTCCCAGGAGCAAAAATTCATAGACCTGGTGCTGGCTAATAAACCCGAACAGGTTACCCTTGTCCCTGATGTTTTAGGGCAGATTACCTCAAACCATGGCTGGGATACTATTGCTAATCAGCAATATCTAACTGACATGATTACGGTTTTTAAAAACGCCGGTATCAGGGTGTCGATATTTGTTGATCCGGATGTTGAAATGGTTGAGGGTGCGGCCAAAACCGGTACCGACCGCATTGAGCTTTATACCGAGGCTTATGCTCATCAATATCATGCAAACAAAGAATTGGCTATAGCTCCTTATATAAAAGCCGCAGAAGTGGCTGAAGAATTGGGTCTCGGTATAAATGCAGGCCACGACCTTGACCTGCAAAACCTTAAATATTTTGCAGCGAACATTCCGGGTTTGGATGAGGTAAGTATCGGGCACGCGCTTATAAGCGATGCTTTATATTATGGGCTGGAAAATACGATACAAATGTATTTGCGCTGTTTAGATAAGACCCAATAATTGGTATAAAAAAGGGTCGGCATTTTAAATTAAATACCGGCCCTTATCGTTCAAAAAAGCTACCCAGGATAAGCACCCTGTTTTGCTTCTTTCTTGTTAGTCATTATTACAGCAAATTAAATACTGCCCTGTATTACAATATTGAATCTGGTTAGGGGTGTAAGTACACCCGTAAGTTAACAGCGGTGGCAAAGGCCCGCAAGAGCATCCCGGCGGCAATTGTACTTTTCCACCATTTACATTTTTCATTTCATTCCTGGTTAGCTTGTTCATTTGGTTTAGTGATTTAGTTATTTGACCCTAGTTTTGTTATCGGTACAGGGTGCTTATACCGCAGATCGCTATTTTAGTTTATAGGTATGAGTATTGCCCCGTTAAACTGTTGTGTAAATCCTCAAATTATGATGCTGTTTTTTATTTGTGACTAATGGTTAAGGTTAATAACCCAAGGTAGATAAAAAAATGCGAAAAGCAGCAAACCATCTAATATTTTCCAATCAGGCAATACCGGCAACCTTTCTACTGCAAAACAGACCAATATGCGGCAGCAACATTTAATGGTTTTGCTAAAAGTTTTCAGGGATCGGGCTGTAAAACAATTTGCCTTACCGGCAATTACATCTTACTGTAAAATACATAACATTAGCTTAACGCAATTGATACTCATTTTATAAAATTGTACCTTTGCAGCAAAATAACTGACCCCATTTGATGAAGTTGAATATTGATTACCAGGAAAAATTCCAGTCGCGTCATATAGCTCCAAACGAAGCTGATACGGCACAAATGTTAAAAGCTATTGGCGTAAATTCATTAGATGAATTGATCAGCCAAACCATTCCGGAAAAAATAAGGTTAAAAGCACCGCTTGATCTTCCGCCGGCAAAAAGCGAGTTTGATTATTTAAATACGCTTAAACAAACTGCATCAAAGAACAAAGTATTTAAATCGTTCATCGGGCAGGGTTATTACGATGTAATTGTGCCCGGTGTCATCCAGCGAAACATCCTGGAAAATCCAGGCTGGTACACGCAATATACCCCCTACCAGGCTGAAATTGCACAGGGCCGCTTACAAGCCCTGCTGAACTTCCAAACCATGGTAATTGAACTTACCGGGATGGAAATTGCCAATGCCTCGTTACTTGATGAAGGTACCGCCGCTGCGGAAGCCATGTTTATGCAATACAGCACGCGTAAAAATCAAAGCGCTAATGTATTCTTTGTTTCTGAAGAGGTTTTCCCCCAAACTATTGAT of Mucilaginibacter xinganensis contains these proteins:
- a CDS encoding pyridoxine 5'-phosphate synthase, giving the protein MTRLSVNINKIATLRNSRGGNNPDLIQVAKDCERFGAQGITVHPRPDERHIRYQDVFDLKKIVTTEFNIEGNSQEQKFIDLVLANKPEQVTLVPDVLGQITSNHGWDTIANQQYLTDMITVFKNAGIRVSIFVDPDVEMVEGAAKTGTDRIELYTEAYAHQYHANKELAIAPYIKAAEVAEELGLGINAGHDLDLQNLKYFAANIPGLDEVSIGHALISDALYYGLENTIQMYLRCLDKTQ